In one window of Microbacterium dextranolyticum DNA:
- a CDS encoding cation:proton antiporter, producing the protein MSLSILALVGAVALLGPALAAVTRWRVPIVVGELVAGVLIGSSGLRLVDATDPTFAFLATLGFGLTMFVAGTHVPLRDSRLRPALGRGALQAVAVGIVAAFAGGGLATLFGTGHGAVYAVVMASSSAALVLPAVQQLRLGGAQLLTTIAQVAIADTACIVALPLAMDPQHAVGSALGALGIAAVATALAFALRWMQRRERASRVRTISKTHRLALELRLSLILVCALGALAQVSHVSVLLAGFAAGLAVASVGEPRRLARQLFAVTEGFLSPLYFVWLGASLSLSSLRDDPAYLGLGLLLGVGALLAHLIGVVLRQRSLWSVIAAAQLGVPIAAATVGAETGLLSPGEQAALVLGALLTIGALAASAALASRRADFRDPDPVGPARPVGDAPGPTSPSR; encoded by the coding sequence ATGAGCCTGTCGATCCTCGCCCTCGTCGGGGCGGTCGCCCTCCTCGGGCCGGCGTTGGCCGCCGTGACGAGATGGCGTGTGCCGATCGTCGTCGGCGAACTGGTCGCAGGAGTGCTGATCGGCTCGTCGGGGTTGCGGCTCGTCGACGCGACCGACCCCACCTTCGCCTTCCTGGCGACGCTCGGGTTCGGGCTCACGATGTTCGTCGCGGGAACCCACGTGCCGCTGCGCGACAGTCGGCTGCGCCCGGCCCTCGGGCGCGGCGCGCTGCAAGCGGTCGCCGTCGGCATCGTCGCGGCGTTCGCCGGTGGGGGCCTCGCCACCCTGTTCGGCACGGGGCACGGCGCGGTCTACGCGGTCGTGATGGCCTCGTCGTCGGCGGCCCTCGTCCTGCCGGCCGTGCAGCAGCTGCGGCTGGGCGGGGCGCAACTGCTGACCACGATCGCGCAGGTTGCGATCGCCGACACCGCATGCATCGTGGCGCTGCCTCTCGCGATGGATCCGCAGCACGCCGTCGGATCCGCCCTGGGTGCGCTGGGCATCGCGGCGGTCGCGACAGCGCTCGCGTTCGCGCTGCGGTGGATGCAGCGGCGCGAGCGCGCATCGCGGGTGCGCACGATCAGCAAGACGCACCGGCTCGCGCTCGAGCTGCGCCTCAGTCTCATCCTCGTCTGCGCGCTGGGCGCGCTCGCCCAGGTGTCGCACGTGTCGGTGCTGCTGGCCGGCTTCGCCGCTGGGCTCGCCGTCGCGAGCGTCGGCGAGCCGCGCCGGCTCGCGCGACAGCTGTTCGCCGTGACCGAGGGCTTTCTCTCGCCGCTGTACTTCGTCTGGCTCGGGGCCTCGCTGTCGCTGTCGAGTCTGCGCGACGACCCGGCGTACCTGGGGCTCGGCCTGCTTCTCGGGGTCGGTGCCCTTCTCGCTCACCTGATCGGCGTCGTGTTGCGCCAGCGCTCCCTCTGGTCGGTCATCGCCGCCGCACAGCTCGGGGTGCCGATCGCCGCGGCCACCGTCGGCGCCGAGACCGGACTGCTGTCGCCGGGGGAGCAGGCGGCCCTGGTGCTGGGGGCGCTCCTGACGATCGGCGCCCTCGCGGCATCCGCCGCCCTCGCGTCGCGTCGCGCGGACTTCCGGGATCCCGACCCCGTGGGCCCGGCGCGGCCGGTCGGCGATGCGCCCGGCCCTACCTCGCCATCGCGCTGA
- a CDS encoding HsmA family protein — translation MLPLAIAIITAALVFYSVFYSVGVWAERIQRTLRWWHAGMFALGLACDTGGTILMTRIAADRRADGIAENAAGTLMTWTGTAAIVLMAVHLVWAVVVLVRGRETEKRAFHRFSIVVWALWLIPYVAGAVSAMAR, via the coding sequence ATGCTCCCCCTCGCGATCGCGATCATCACCGCAGCACTCGTCTTCTACAGCGTCTTCTACAGCGTCGGCGTCTGGGCCGAACGCATCCAACGCACCCTGCGCTGGTGGCACGCCGGCATGTTCGCGCTCGGTCTCGCATGCGACACCGGCGGAACGATCCTCATGACGCGGATCGCGGCCGATCGACGCGCCGACGGGATCGCCGAGAACGCCGCCGGGACGCTCATGACCTGGACCGGAACCGCGGCGATCGTCCTCATGGCGGTGCACCTGGTCTGGGCGGTCGTGGTGCTGGTGCGCGGCCGCGAGACGGAGAAGCGCGCGTTCCACCGCTTCAGCATCGTGGTGTGGGCGCTGTGGCTGATCCCCTACGTCGCGGGCGCGGTCAGCGCGATGGCGAGGTAG
- the adhE gene encoding bifunctional acetaldehyde-CoA/alcohol dehydrogenase produces the protein MSTSIDAQVDVLVDGALAALAEYASFTQEQVDHIVRKASVAALHYHGELAVMAVEETGRGLFEDKAVKNMFACEHVTNSIINQKTVGVISHDEITGITEIADPVGVICGLTPVTNPTSTAIFKSLIALKTRNPIVFGFHPAAQKCSVAAAKIVRDAAIAAGAPENCIQWIEEPSMEASGALMNHPGVALILATGGNAMVRAAYSCGKPALGVGAGNVPAFIERTAKVGRAVNDIVLSKSFDMGMVCASEQAVILDEPIAAEALAEFARLHAYLATADEKRMLEEFIFGVAANSENCAGAKLNPTVVGQSPQWIAEHAGFTVPEDTSIILAEVSGVGPHEPLTREKLAPVLAVLRAKTPAEGIDLARQMVDFDGLGHSGAIHSNDQEVIAEFGKVVKAVRIIENSPSALGGIGDIYNAFMPSLTLGCGSYGHNSVSNNVSAVNLVNIKRIGRRNNNMQWFKVPAKTYFEPNAVRYLTDMRGVERVSIVTDETMTKLGYVDKIMDVLNRRENRVQVQLINTVKPEPKVSEVRAGAELMRQFQPDTIVALGGGSPMDAAKVMWLLYEHPDIEFSDLGEKFFDVRKRAFKFPELGKMAKLVCIPTTSGTGSEMTPFAVITDDESGMKYPLADYALTPSVAIIDPVLTKMLPGFLVADAGFDALTHATEAFVSVYANDYTDGLCLHAIKLIFENIERSTTAQPNSTDADDIKAREKMHNAASISGMAFGNAFLGIVHAMAHVTGATYHLVHGRTNAVYLPHVIRYNGTVPTKLTSWPKYERYVAPERFQEIAKHLGLPASTPEEGVESYARAVEELRDRVGIERSFQQQGVDETTFIAGLHDLALAAYRDQCAPANPRMPMIEDMKTLMEAAYYGTSFAEVRAARKVAQVESDAVTGTVPTVKAAKGARRTKTTA, from the coding sequence ATGTCCACCTCGATCGATGCTCAGGTCGATGTCCTCGTCGATGGCGCGCTCGCCGCTCTCGCGGAGTACGCGTCCTTCACTCAGGAGCAGGTCGACCACATCGTGCGAAAAGCCAGTGTGGCCGCGCTTCACTATCACGGAGAGCTCGCCGTCATGGCGGTCGAAGAGACCGGCCGCGGCCTGTTCGAAGACAAGGCCGTGAAGAACATGTTCGCGTGCGAGCACGTGACGAACTCGATCATCAACCAGAAGACGGTCGGGGTCATCTCGCACGACGAGATCACCGGCATCACCGAGATCGCCGACCCGGTCGGCGTCATCTGCGGTCTGACGCCCGTGACGAACCCGACGTCCACGGCGATCTTCAAGTCGCTCATCGCCCTGAAGACCCGCAACCCCATCGTGTTCGGCTTCCACCCGGCTGCGCAGAAGTGCTCCGTCGCCGCCGCCAAGATCGTCCGTGACGCGGCCATCGCCGCCGGCGCCCCCGAGAACTGCATCCAGTGGATCGAGGAGCCGTCGATGGAGGCATCCGGCGCCCTCATGAACCACCCGGGCGTCGCGCTCATCCTCGCCACGGGTGGCAACGCCATGGTCCGCGCCGCGTACTCCTGCGGCAAGCCCGCCCTCGGCGTCGGCGCCGGTAACGTGCCCGCCTTCATCGAGCGCACGGCGAAGGTCGGACGCGCGGTCAACGACATCGTGCTGTCGAAGTCCTTCGACATGGGCATGGTGTGTGCGAGCGAGCAGGCCGTCATCCTCGACGAGCCGATCGCCGCCGAAGCACTCGCCGAGTTCGCCCGCCTGCACGCCTACCTGGCGACCGCCGACGAGAAGCGGATGCTCGAGGAGTTCATCTTCGGCGTCGCGGCGAACAGTGAGAACTGCGCCGGCGCGAAGCTGAACCCCACCGTCGTCGGTCAGTCCCCGCAGTGGATCGCCGAGCACGCCGGCTTCACCGTGCCGGAGGACACCTCGATCATCCTCGCCGAGGTCTCCGGTGTCGGCCCGCACGAGCCGCTGACGCGCGAGAAGCTCGCCCCGGTGCTCGCCGTGCTCCGCGCCAAGACTCCGGCCGAGGGTATCGACCTGGCGCGCCAGATGGTCGACTTCGACGGTCTCGGCCACTCGGGGGCGATCCACTCCAACGACCAGGAGGTCATCGCCGAGTTCGGCAAGGTCGTCAAGGCCGTCCGCATCATCGAGAACAGCCCGTCGGCTCTCGGCGGCATCGGCGACATCTACAACGCCTTCATGCCGAGCCTGACCCTCGGCTGCGGCTCCTACGGACACAACTCCGTCTCCAACAACGTCTCGGCGGTGAACCTCGTGAACATCAAGCGCATCGGTCGGCGCAACAACAACATGCAGTGGTTCAAGGTGCCCGCCAAGACCTACTTCGAGCCGAACGCGGTCCGCTACCTCACCGACATGCGGGGCGTCGAGCGGGTCTCGATCGTCACCGACGAGACGATGACGAAGCTCGGCTACGTCGACAAGATCATGGACGTGCTGAACCGCCGCGAGAACCGCGTCCAGGTGCAGCTGATCAACACGGTCAAGCCCGAGCCGAAGGTCTCCGAGGTGCGTGCCGGCGCCGAGCTGATGCGCCAGTTCCAGCCCGACACGATCGTCGCCCTCGGCGGCGGTTCGCCGATGGATGCCGCCAAGGTCATGTGGCTGCTCTACGAGCACCCCGACATCGAGTTCTCCGACCTCGGTGAGAAGTTCTTCGACGTGCGCAAGCGTGCGTTCAAGTTCCCCGAGCTCGGCAAGATGGCCAAGCTCGTCTGCATCCCGACCACCTCGGGCACCGGCAGCGAGATGACCCCGTTCGCCGTCATCACCGACGACGAGAGCGGCATGAAGTACCCGCTCGCCGACTACGCGCTGACCCCGTCGGTCGCGATCATCGACCCCGTGCTGACCAAGATGCTGCCCGGGTTCCTGGTCGCCGACGCCGGCTTCGATGCCCTGACCCACGCCACCGAGGCGTTCGTCTCCGTCTACGCCAACGACTACACCGACGGCCTGTGCCTGCACGCGATCAAGCTCATCTTCGAGAACATCGAGCGCAGCACCACGGCGCAGCCGAACTCGACCGACGCCGACGACATCAAGGCGCGCGAGAAGATGCACAACGCGGCATCCATCTCGGGCATGGCCTTCGGCAACGCATTCCTCGGGATCGTGCACGCGATGGCCCACGTCACGGGTGCGACGTACCACCTGGTGCACGGCCGGACGAATGCCGTCTACCTGCCCCACGTGATCCGCTACAACGGCACCGTGCCGACGAAGCTCACCAGCTGGCCGAAGTACGAGCGCTACGTCGCTCCCGAGCGCTTCCAGGAGATCGCGAAGCACCTCGGCCTTCCGGCCTCCACGCCGGAAGAGGGCGTCGAGAGCTACGCTCGGGCCGTCGAGGAGCTGCGCGACCGGGTGGGCATCGAGCGCTCGTTCCAGCAGCAGGGCGTCGACGAGACCACCTTCATCGCGGGTCTGCACGACCTCGCCCTGGCCGCCTACCGCGACCAGTGCGCACCGGCGAACCCCCGCATGCCGATGATCGAGGACATGAAGACCCTCATGGAGGCCGCGTACTACGGCACCTCCTTCGCCGAGGTCCGCGCCGCCCGCAAGGTCGCGCAGGTCGAGAGCGACGCCGTCACCGGCACGGTGCCGACGGTCAAGGCTGCGAAGGGCGCGCGCCGCACGAAGACGACAGCCTGA
- a CDS encoding L,D-transpeptidase, which translates to MHARSRPTAPAPTPGAWAPWVVTALALAGIAVLGVGVALVPVPDRTAPIPAMPLVVDESVADASESPSFASRQMRESGAAANTAVYDVSALAQIDVWSVDPALPVDDDPFGAMTGELARPLSTAPVFADPAGAPIGYLPRDAAYGGTTVPVVVHDTHWVKVLLAGRQGTPPEGNPAQSTGWLRVADVELTRAASYVEVHLAAHTIDIVSRSGRERVANDFAWGKPSTPTPVGRTFVMLTRVVPDFAYTDGHPLVYLGVQSPTLPGFDGGTVAVTAFHYYRERSGPNSFGCIYLDGAATDRLAALPEGSPVIIHP; encoded by the coding sequence GTGCATGCTCGTTCCCGACCCACGGCGCCCGCCCCCACTCCGGGGGCGTGGGCGCCGTGGGTCGTCACCGCGCTCGCCCTCGCCGGGATCGCGGTGCTCGGCGTCGGTGTCGCTCTTGTCCCGGTGCCCGATCGCACGGCACCGATCCCGGCGATGCCGCTCGTCGTCGACGAGTCCGTGGCGGATGCCTCGGAGAGTCCCTCGTTCGCCTCGCGGCAGATGCGCGAGTCGGGCGCCGCGGCGAACACCGCCGTCTACGACGTGAGCGCGCTGGCGCAGATCGATGTGTGGAGCGTCGACCCCGCTCTCCCGGTCGACGATGACCCGTTCGGCGCGATGACGGGGGAGCTCGCCCGCCCGCTCTCGACGGCCCCCGTGTTCGCCGATCCCGCCGGCGCACCCATCGGGTACCTGCCGCGCGACGCGGCGTACGGCGGCACGACCGTGCCGGTGGTGGTCCACGACACGCACTGGGTCAAGGTCTTGCTCGCCGGCCGGCAGGGGACTCCTCCCGAGGGGAACCCCGCGCAGAGCACCGGCTGGCTGCGCGTGGCCGATGTCGAGCTGACGCGCGCTGCCTCGTACGTCGAGGTCCATCTCGCGGCGCACACGATCGACATCGTGAGCCGGAGCGGCCGCGAGCGGGTCGCGAACGACTTCGCGTGGGGCAAGCCGTCGACGCCGACGCCGGTCGGGCGCACGTTCGTCATGCTGACGCGTGTGGTCCCCGACTTCGCCTACACCGACGGGCATCCACTCGTCTATCTCGGCGTGCAGTCGCCCACCCTGCCCGGGTTCGATGGCGGCACGGTCGCCGTCACCGCGTTCCACTACTATCGCGAGCGCTCGGGCCCGAACTCCTTCGGCTGCATCTACCTCGACGGGGCGGCCACCGACCGGCTCGCGGCCCTGCCCGAGGGCAGCCCCGTGATCATCCACCCCTGA
- a CDS encoding DUF1905 domain-containing protein — translation MAFEGPIFRWTAREQEWYFVALPEELSADIREIPRPPRGFGSVRVEVRIGSSRWRTSIFPDASRGAYVLPLKRAVREAEGIGGEGTVSVRLEVLDG, via the coding sequence ATGGCGTTCGAGGGGCCGATCTTCCGATGGACGGCACGTGAGCAGGAGTGGTACTTCGTCGCGCTGCCCGAGGAGCTGAGCGCGGACATCCGCGAGATCCCGCGACCTCCGCGCGGCTTCGGTTCCGTGCGCGTCGAGGTGCGGATCGGATCGTCGCGATGGCGCACCTCGATCTTTCCGGATGCCTCCCGCGGCGCGTACGTGCTGCCGCTCAAGCGCGCTGTGCGTGAGGCCGAGGGGATCGGCGGCGAGGGGACCGTCTCGGTCCGGCTCGAGGTGCTCGATGGGTGA
- a CDS encoding prepilin peptidase: protein MGESPSILWIAVAALGGASVGGAAGHAVHAAIRGVGILARRPVAGAATALVCAAASALCTATDAYGTASPVSRPLAFALVLAASLYLAALTVALTVIDVRIHRLPNAIVLPAYPVLALAFAAACLAGAPWGGLVRAALAGAVLFAFFAALRLVRPGAMGGGDVKLAGVVGAALGWIGWTAVVVGTLAAFVAGGLVGAVLIGTRRATGATAIPFGPFLLFGLWAGAALSLMA from the coding sequence ATGGGTGAGTCGCCGTCGATTCTCTGGATCGCCGTGGCCGCACTCGGTGGCGCATCGGTGGGAGGGGCCGCCGGGCACGCCGTGCACGCCGCCATCCGGGGCGTCGGGATCCTCGCGCGGCGACCCGTGGCGGGGGCGGCGACCGCGCTCGTGTGCGCTGCGGCGTCCGCGCTGTGCACCGCGACCGACGCCTACGGCACGGCGTCGCCGGTCTCTCGTCCCCTCGCCTTCGCGCTCGTGCTCGCCGCGTCGCTGTATCTCGCCGCCCTCACGGTGGCGCTCACCGTGATCGACGTGCGGATCCATCGTCTGCCGAACGCGATCGTCCTGCCCGCCTACCCGGTGCTCGCCCTCGCGTTCGCCGCCGCCTGCCTCGCCGGGGCGCCGTGGGGCGGGCTCGTGCGCGCAGCGCTCGCCGGAGCGGTGCTGTTCGCCTTCTTCGCGGCGCTCCGTCTGGTGCGGCCGGGCGCCATGGGCGGCGGCGACGTCAAGCTCGCCGGTGTCGTCGGTGCGGCTCTCGGCTGGATCGGCTGGACGGCGGTCGTGGTCGGCACGCTCGCGGCCTTCGTCGCCGGCGGCCTCGTCGGTGCCGTTCTCATCGGCACCCGCCGCGCGACCGGTGCGACGGCGATTCCGTTCGGCCCGTTCCTGCTGTTCGGCCTGTGGGCGGGGGCCGCACTGTCGCTGATGGCGTGA